One window of the Pieris rapae chromosome 11, ilPieRapa1.1, whole genome shotgun sequence genome contains the following:
- the LOC111001286 gene encoding alanine--tRNA ligase, mitochondrial: MLRTPVRRFRSDISRKPYFLRLKSSSAYLRKTFIDYFIENHGHKHVKSSSVIPLCDPTVPFVNAGMNQFKGVFLGMVEPPRSRAVNSQKCVRIGGKHNDLDLVGLDGTHHTFFEMLGNWSFGDYYKKDACKMAWDLLLGPYRLKPENLLVTYFGGDVVIGLTEDRECRDIWKEIGVKASHIKDCGAKDNFWEMGVSGPCGPCTEIHYIHPDGSLTEIWNIVFIQCNRETDGKVTSLRRHHVDTGMGLERMCALLQGVPSNYDTDLFRPIITAIEKNSKDVSPYSGSYSKDATLDQYYRRLADHARMISICLADGVFPSTSVNLKQIMKKSYKICLDVFHNPNLLNTLYKYVAESLGDTYPELVKRERDAMLILEHERDSYSKLRSNLRKKWKDLLKEYPEVEAFNDVELAGFALGYKELKQSMKKHNSNIIPGDLVFKLYDTHGFQEDIIERIATLNDFEIDKKGFWKLLSQHKARHKTSFKEQTPTKGALFDQALQTIAKNGFSATNDSPKYVYTMTDNKLTFPPLKTKVLAILNENAEWVDFLDPCENRPYYIVTESTNFYTEAGGQKADTGLIKFSEHVKLIVDSVFKIRNFVIHKGFFKLHSDSRYVNNYSDVTVIIDNDRRLNLMRNHSGVHLLNAGIRQVLPNSIVCQIGSSVSDVGLSLSLVVYGEKLSQKVILAAQELIRESIKCNSSVETCIIDSTQLSSEDNIMTVPGETYPETGLRVVTYSPPLVSRELCCGTHVPSTKVIGDFCITSVKAANSQNPTLYALTGDFATEARELFCRAEKLSQVTDLADPERIQNEVENIRQQLATLCGPGVPCGEHLACQKLLDSLLKKAANRNDVALRSIAETEIYEACHEAIREGRRFVVHFLRCSYLMQPPAAALALANTRTYPQTTTDTFEIGSRHLHPSIDKSIDMSIEKTIDSINVVKQSIDNGVTQNDVANGELPAILMGCAGGVIVAVARVPQELVSERFTAEKWLNCILPIFQAEKSPNQDGTSPLTHAQMNATKVSLITCEQMVQDAMRVAIKFAQSHITEKIGDGPTEDRQHS, from the exons aTGCTGCGGACACCGGTCAGACGATTTCGAAGTGATATTTCGCGAAAGCCTTATTTTTTACGATTAAAATCGTCTAGTGCATACCTAAGGAAAacatttatagattattttattgaaaatcacGGACATAAACATGTAAAATCAAGTTCGGTTATACCACTTTGTGATCCTACCGTACCGTTTGTAAATGCTGGCATGAATCAG TTTAAGGGAGTGTTTCTGGGCATGGTTGAGCCGCCTCGTTCTCGAGCAGTAAATTCACAAAAATGTGTGAGAATTGGTGGAAAACACAACGATTTAGACTTAGTTGGACTGGATGGCACTCATCATACTTTTTTTGAGATGCTTGGCAATTGGTCATTTGGTGATTATTATAag aaAGATGCCTGTAAAATGGCCTGGGATTTGTTACTGGGGCCATATAGATTAAAACCTGAGAACCTGCTTGTCACATATTTTGGTGGTGATGTTGTTATTGGACTCACAGAGGATAGGGAATGCAGAGATATATGGAAAGAAATTGG CGTCAAGGCTAGTCATATCAAAGATTGTGGTGCAAAGGACAATTTTTGGGAGATGGGTGTGAGTGGTCCATGTGGACCATGTACAGAGATTCATTACATACATCCTGATGGAAGTCTTACTGAGATAtggaatattgtatttattcagTGTAATAG AGAGACAGATGGCAAAGTAACTAGTCTTCGGCGACATCATGTTGATACAGGAATGGGATTGGAAAGGATGTGTGCACTACTACAGGGTGTGCCATCAAACTATGATACAGATTTGTTTAGGCCTATAATAACGGCAATTGAAAAG AATAGCAAGGACGTATCTCCATATTCCGGAAGTTATAGTAAGGATGCAACGTTGGACCAGTATTACAGACGTTTAGCAGACCATGCAAGAATGATTAGTATCTGTTTAGCTGATGGCGTGTTCCCATCAACGAG tgtaaatcttaaacaaataatgaaaaagtcatataaaatttgcttGGACGTCTTCCATAACCCGAATTTACTTAATACGCTTTACAAATACGTGGCAGAAAGTTTGGGTGACACGTACCCCGAACTCGTAAAGCGAGAAAGAGACGCCATGCTTATCTTAGAGCATGAAAGAGACAGCTATAGTAAACTACGTTCAAATTTGAGAAAGAAATGGAAGGATTTATTGAAAGAATACCCAGAGGTTGAGGCGTTTAATGACGTGGAGTTGGCGGGTTTTGCACTTGGATATAAGGAGTTAAAacag AGCATGAAAAAACACAACTCCAACATAATACCAGGAGATCTGGTATTCAAATTATACGACACGCACGGTTTCCAAGAAGATATCATTGAACGCATTGCCACACTCAACGATTTCGAGATTGACAAGAAAGGCTTCTGGAAACTTCTTTCACAGCATAAAGCCAGACATAAGACATCGTTTAAAGAACAAACGCCCACAAAGGGCGCGCTTTTTGATCAAGCGTTACAAACCAtagccaaaaatggatttagTGCTACCAATGACAGTCCAAAATATGTCTATACAATGACAGACAACAAACTGACATTCCCgcctttaaaaacaaaagtcttAGCCATATTGAATGAAAACGCCGAGTGGGTGGACTTTTTGGATCCATGCGAAAATAGACCGTACTACATAGTAACGGAAAGCACAAATTTCTATACGGAGGCTGGTGGTCAAAAGGCAGACACTGGTTTAATAAAGTTCAGTGAACATGTAAAACTAATAGTAGatagtgtttttaaaattcgtaACTTTGTGATACATAAAGGGTTCTTCAAATTACATAGTGACAGtcgttatgttaataattatagtgaTGTGACAGTGATCATAGACAATGATAGGAGACTGAATTTAATGAGGAACCATAGTGGTGTGCATTTATTGAATGCAGGTATACGTCAAGTGTTGCCAAATAGTATTGTTTGTCAAATTGGTTCAAGTGTCAGTGACGTGGGACTTAGTTTGAGTTTGGTGGTGTATGGAGAGAAATTGTCACAGAAGGTGATTTTGGCTGCGCAAGAGTTGATAAG ggaATCCATAAAATGCAATTCAAGTGTGGAAACATGTATAATAGATAGCACTCAATTGTCATCTGAAGATAATATTATGACTGTTCCTGGGGAGACCTATCCAGAGACGGGGCTTCGTGTGGTTACTTATTCACCTCCTTTGGTGTCAag GGAACTATGTTGCGGTACCCACGTTCCGTCAACGAAGGTCATTGGCGATTTCTGTATTACTTCGGTTAAAGCAGCTAATAGTCAAAACCCTACTCTATATGCGCTGACTGGTGATTTCGCAACCGAG GCACGTGAGCTTTTCTGTCGTGCTGAAAAGCTATCGCAAGTTACCGATCTAGCAGATCCTGAAAGAATCCAAAATGAGGTGGAAAATATTCGTCAGCAGTTGGCAACTCTGTGCGGACCTGGTGTCCCCTGTGGGGAACACTTGGCCTGCCAAAAGTTACTTGACAGCCTCCTCAAGAAAGCTGCTAATCGGAATGACGTTGCTTTACg ATCAATAGCGGAAACGGAAATATACGAAGCGTGTCACGAAGCGATTCGCGAGGGCCGACGTTTTGTTGTACATTTCTTGCGTTGTTCTTACCTTATGCAACCCCCAGCCGCCGCTTTAGCCTTAGCCAATACACGCACTTACCCACAAACAACCACAGATACATTTGAAATAGGTAGCAGACACTTACATCCCAGCATCGACAAATCCATAGACATGAGCATTGAGAAAACCATAGATTCAATAAATGTAGTCAAACAATCCATAGACAATGGTGTGACACAGAATGATGTTGCTAATGGCGAACTTCCAGCTATTTTAATGGGATGCGCGGGTGGCGTTATAGTTGCTGTGGCTAGAGTACCACAG GAATTAGTGAGCGAAAGATTTACAGCTGAAAAATGGTTAAATTGTATTCTGCCGATATTCCAAGCTGAAAAATCTCCCAATCAGGACGGAACATCACCGCTAACACACGCACAAATGAACGCGACTAAA GTGAGCCTTATAACCTGTGAGCAAATGGTGCAAGACGCGATGAGGGTAGCCATTAAGTTTGCTCAATCACACATTACGGAAAAGATTGGAGATGGGCCCACAGAAGATAGGCAACACAGTTAA